The DNA sequence TGAGCTTGTTTTCTCATTATGTCCATCAATGCCGGACCTTGAATACCATGCTCATATCCGGGATAGTTCTCTACTTCAGTAGTAATTGTCAACTGACCACCTGGCTGCATTCCTTCAAATATCACTGGTTTCAGATTTGCTCTTGCATTATAAAGTGCAGCAGTAAATCCGGCAGGTCCTGAACCTATAATTATTATTTTGTGATGATTATCCGCCATTACTTTTCCTTAAATGAATTATAGTTAAAAATTAATTTGCCTGGGTTTGATTATGCAAATTTACAAAAGATTCAGTTTAGACTAGTTGAGAATATCTATAAGTTATTTATCTCTAAGATAAGCAGCATTTCGTTTCAGGCCACTCAGTTTTGCTCTTTTAATAGGTGAGTTTTTAAATTTCTCTTTGAATTTTTCTTCTGTCATTTCAAGAATATCTGTCAGATTTAATTCCTTATTCTCAGGATGAAAATCTTTTATCATTGTTTCAACCGGGAATTTTTGATTCCACGGACAAACGTCCTGACAGATGTCGCAGCCAAAAATCCAATCATCAAATTTTCCTTTAAACTCTTCAGAAATGGTTCCTTTATTTTCGATCGTTAGATATGAAATACATTTGTTCGCATCCACAACATATTCTTGAACTATCGCTTTGGTTGGACAAGCATCAAGACAAGCAGTACAGCTTCCGCAAAAGTCTGGTATCGGTTCTGAATATTCAAACTCACAATTTGTAATAATGTTAGCAATGAAAAACCAGCTACCAATTTCCCGATTGATTACGTTCGTATGTTTCCCAAGCCAGCCAATTCCCGCTCGAACAGCCCATGCTTTATCCATCACGGGACCGGTATCAACATAAGAAATCGATTCGAATGACGGATCATTCTTTTTTAATTCTGATTCAAGTTCATCAAGCATTGACCAGATTATATGATGATAATCTTTCCCCAGGCATAACGTGAGACTTTGCCATTTGCTTTTCATTTGAATATTGGTGAGGAGTGTAATAATTCAATCCTAACGAGATCACAGATTTTGCATTCGAAAGAATTTGTTTAACATCTTTTCTTTTTTCAAAATTCCTTTTCATGTAATCCATACTAGCCTGATAATTATTATCGAGCCATTGCTGAAGATGTTCAGATTCTTCTTCCAAAATCTCTGCTTTTGCAAATCCAACCAAATCAAAACCAAGTTGTTTTGCTTTTTCGATTACTATTTCATTGGTGAGTCTCATATAATAAAATAATTGTTAGCTGGTAGTCATTCCCACGAAAGTGGGAATCCAGATTTGCACTGACTTGTGGATTCCTGCTTACGCAGGAATGACATATAATTTTACCACTGCATTTGTCTTGGTAATACTTTCACATAAACCTTATCGTCAACTACTTCAACCGGATAGACCTGCAAGCCATTGCTGCCTGTATCTTTTTTCCCCGTTCGAAGATTGAACTTCCAGCCGTGCGCGGGACAGACAACAAATTCGTCTTCAATAAATCCATCATAAATCAACCGCGTTTGCTGATGTGGACAAATATTGCTAACCGCGAAAACTTCATCATTGATTTTAAATACAGCTATCTCAATATCATTTACTACAAATCTTTTTCCTGTTTCCTCTGCTAAATCACTCCACGAGCATAGAAATGAGAAGCCGTTTTCCTGAAGCTTATTCAAATGATCTGAATTTTTCATCGACAATATATCCTTCACCAAATTTTTTAACCGACGCAAATGCAATTTCGGGATCATGGCCAAAAAATAATTTCCAGTTTTCTTGCAAAGCAATGTTTAAATACTTTTTCTTTTCCTCAAGAGTGACAAGTGGCTGTAAATCATAACCCATTATGTAATGCAGCGGTATGTGCGAATAAAATGGTATCAGGTCAGCACAATATAAAAACGTATCTCTTCCGTCTGAGATTTTCACCATTTGCTGGCCAAAGGTATGTCCGTTGATGACAAAAAACTCAATCCCATCATCAAAAATGTCATTACCATCAATCAAATGAAGCACTCCTTCTTCCATCAACGGTAAAAAATTTTCTTTGATATAACTACCTTTGTCTCTGTCAGATGGATTTACGGCCCATTCAAAATTCTGCTTTTGAACATAGTACTTTGCATTCGGGAATGCAGGCTGAAGCTTGCCATTTATTTTTAGTGTTGATCCGCCGGTATGATCAAAATGAAGATGAGTAAGAATTACGTCCGTTATATCATCTGATTTTAATCCTTTATTTGAAAGTGCAGAATCCATGGAATGCTTATCATCAACAGCATAAATATTTTTTGCTTTTTCATCCCACTTGTCACCCATTCCTGTATCAATTAATATTTTCTTCGAATCGCTTTCTAATAATAAATTTCTAGTTGCAAGTCTAACTCGATTTGAATCATCAGCGAGATTTGTCTTTTGCCAGAGAGGTTTTGGGATAATCCCGAACATTGCTCCGCCATCAAGACCGAAAGAACCTGATTCGATAATGCTTAGTTTGTATTTTCCAATTTTCATAACTGAAAAGTTAATTAGAATTAATGCTTTACTTCTTAAAATTAAAAAAGATGGGAGTCAATTCACAGGAGAGAGAGGCTTTAAAATAAAAAAACCCCGACATTGCCGGGGTTAATCAGTTAAAAATTATTACCTGCCTAATCCATCAAGATAATCTTTCCTTGCAAGAAGCTGCTCTTCAGTTTCAAACATGCTTCGGATCGGGAACACAACAATCAACTGGACAAACAGCCGCACACTGTGGCTCATCATGAAAACCTTTGCACTCAGTACATTTATCGGGTACTATATAAAAGAATTCCGCAGAATAAAATCCGCTTGCACCAGATGGAGCAGCATCACCGTCACCATAAGATTTACCAGCTAATTCCCAGTTAACACCACCTTCATATATTGCAGTATTCGGACATTCAGGTTCACAAGCACCACAGTTGATGCATTCCTCAGTTATCATTATCGCCATATCATTACTCCTTTAATTTTTAATTCTATTTTTGAATTCCTATTCATTTGAACAGAATAATTTTCTTAAAAGTTCATCGGAAATTTATAAAAAATACATTGCTCAGCAAGTTAAAATTAGATTTTAATGGTATTTTATTTTGCGGTCGTGACTTTTTGCACAATATCAACGTTTAGTATCCCGCCAATATTGAACGAAATCAGCAGAATAATCACCGGAAAAACTTCATAATAATCACGAAGTTCATCGAAGAAACCGAACAAAAGAGTCAAGATTAACAGTGGAATTCCAATCCAGAGAGAATCTTTCAGAAACTTTGGTTTCTCTTTCCATCTGCTGAAGACTGAAAGAATGATAATCAGTAATACCACAAAAGTAGCTAATGAATATCCGTTGAAAAGAAGGTAGTTTCTGTCAATCAAGTGGAACTCAACAAAGCCACCGGGATTATTAATGAACAAAATGAACAACAGGATTTTTACGAATCCGAAAATCAAAAGTTGAATAGCCATAAATTGATAATAAAATTTTCTACTGATTTCTTTGTTACTATAAAAATGAATTGCAAAAATCATTGTCAAAAGAATAATCGTTTCCTTGTTGAAGCAGGCGATGAAGAAGAGAATTAAAAAGTGATTCCATTTTCTTTGTTTGAGAAATAAAAGTCCGAGCGTAAATAAAAACAATGAAGGAAAATCGTATACATAGTTCGAGTAATTAGGTTGGAACATAGCAGGTATGGCAAAAAGAAGAATTATTGAGATAACATTCTTGAACCACAAAGGTGTCATGTAGATTTCATCGAATAATTTTCTGAATGCATAAACAAATCCGAGCAGTGAAAGATACATCAGTATCATCGCAATTAAATATTCAGTTATGAACTCACTTTCCCAAATTAGTTTTTCCAGTGCAAGCATAAGAAAGCTGCTGCTTTCAACTTTTTCTGTGAGAGTTTCGTGAATGCTTTCCGGGATGACTTCACTAATTATTCTTACAGTAGTTGGCAGAAGTGTCCTGTAAACAAATGGTTTCCACGCTGTACCGTAAACCATTTCAGAAAACATTGATTGTTCGTCCCCGTTAATTGGCGGAAGTTTTACAAATGCAATTAACACATAAAGAGATACTAGCGCTAAAACTGATTTGTAAACAACCGGAATTTCATAAAGGTTTTTCATTGCAACACTATTTATTTCTAATCAAATAATTTGTATTGATACCATTTTTTCTTCTCCACTCAGCATAGTCTCTGTGAATATGCATAAGTAATGACTTACTTTCACTCAACCGGACAGAATTTATTATTCTAAAAATATTTATTGTAGACCCACAACATCATTTATGACCAAAATTACCGGGAGAATTGACCGTTTTCACTAATTTAATCTCAATTCATTCAAGTTTGACAGATGATTTTACCAAGACCCCGAAAAGTATTCACACACATTAATTGCTCATTTGTTCTTTGAGAGAGAAATAAAATTTGTCCAAACTAAATTGCCCTCCCCCAAAGACTTCTTGGGACTGAATAACCACCTGGTAAAGATTTGCCAAGAAAATATTTTTTTTGTTTCTGTTAACTGGTAAAGAATAAATTAAATAGTTTATGAAAGAGTTGTAAAACCAACCCAACAAAGACTGAAATCCCAATATTTTTTTTGCAGAATGATAAGGGATCATCCCGCAGATTTATTTTACGAGGCCTGAACAAGCTAACAATAGTGGTTTAACCACAGAAGAGGAAGTTATATCGACCTTGCTTTTTATGCGCAAAATTTAATGGTCGCAATTTTTGACTCACACAAATTGGAAACGTTAACCAAAAGTTTTTTTTAATAATTTTTTCATTAAGATATAAGAGTGAATTTTTCAAGGTTTGACTCCATTATATTCATTTTGAAGATATCGAAGAGCTGCATTTGTCTTTGCAAGATTTTTTTCAATAGCAAACTTTTCTGCGTTTTGTAAATTTCCCGAATAGAATCTCCACCACAATAGCGAGCCGACGACAAAACCATCAAACACTCTGTCTTCTATAAATGCATTTATTGTAAGATAACCCCAAAGAACATTCCAGCCAATCGAAATTAGTCCATTGACATATTCACCGGAATAAAATTGTCCCGCACCGGGAACAATTGATAAAGCTTTTGCTAGAGCGGGGTCGTACAAATCGTTAGTGATTGAATCACAAAGAACTGCAAGTTGGTGATCGGGTTTTATTTCTGAAAAGGATTGTGATGCTTTTTCCCAATCGTCTGAAAAGATATAAGCCCATCCACGCCAATAATTTATTTCATCAGCTTTATCTTTAAATGCCAGGTTGCTCTGTAAAGAATCAAGAAGAGTTAAAGCTCTTGTCGTTGTTCTTCTTAAAATATTCACTTTTATTATTTCAATTTTGGCTTCAAATATTTCATCATTTGTAGCAGCATTCATTTCTGCGATAGTAAAATATCTCGCAGCATCAGAATATTTAGCTCCGTACTTATAGCTTAATCCAATGAGTAAATTCGCTTCATAGTCGTATGATTTTAACTCATCAAAAAATAGAAGACGTTTAAACTCGGTTATTGAATCAAAATATTTTTCTTCACTGTATAAATTTTTCGCAAGTTCGAATTGCTGCTTCAATGTATTCTGTGCAATCGACTGATGAGTTAATACTATTATTAAGACAGCAGAGAATAATATTTTATTTGCAGAAATCATTGTCAGGTACAAAATAATTTTTTTCTTCGAGAAATAATTTCAAACCATTGCTGAATTCAAAATTAACCTCGCATTAAAAATCTGTGCTGAGGCAATTGAGCCATATATGTTTCCGGCATAGAAAAATGCACCAAGTCCGGTAAAAATCCAGGCGCGTGTCTGGTGATCAGCTTGAAAATTATCATATGCAAGGAAAGCAAAAAGGCTCGTTATGACTAATGCAGTTACCCCATCTCCCCATTCTCCGACATACATTTTTCCGCTTCCCGGAATAATCGCCGACATGACTCCTGCAAGTGCGGGATTTTTGTACGGCGGATTCGTTTTCAAATCATAAAACATTGCAACAGTTTGTTTTTCACCTTCATCAAATGGTTCGATAAACTTTTCTTTCGATATTGAAAAATTCTCATCATATAATTTTGAGATGATGGTAAGCTTATTAATTCTTTCTTCGTAGTAACTATCATAGGAGAGTTTATCATTGGGAAACAGCAACTTTGGTTCAATTAATAATTTGTTCTTTAATGATAGTAAGTACGCATCGGGAAAAAATTTTGATTGAACTGAAATACTACCTAAGATTTCATTCGAATACTGATAGAGATTCAATTCAGAATATCCGAGCATCATTTTAAACTGAATTGTGTCATTGAGCAGCTGATTATCAAGTAATTCGTATTGCTCAATTGCACGCAAATAATCACCTTCGCAAAAAAGATAATCAGCGAATTTTTTTATGTTTTCAGGTGAATGAAAATCAAATGAAGGTGATTGAGGAAAAACTGGAAGAGCAATAAGAAAAATAATTGTTAATAGGATTCTCATTCATCATCAACAATGGATGAAGGAGGCAGATAATTAATTCTTCCCTGATTCAAAGTATAATTCTGCGGTGGATCATAAAAATGACCGGAACTGACTCTCGGATAATGGTTATGACCCTTTGCCAAATTCATATCACGAGTAAATCGATCAAAGAACATCAACGACGCCTGGAATATGTTTGTCTCTTTAGCTGATTGAAGAAGAAAAGCAGAACAGGTTGGTCTGAACGGACAATTCTCTCCATCAACATCTGAAATAAAAAACCAATAAGCATTCGCAAGAGACTTAGCCATAAACTCACCAGCATTTTCTGACTCGAATGAATAGTTTCTTTTATTGTAATGGATTTGTTTTTCGTAGGAGACATCTGCCTTTTGCCATTTGAGACTTTCAATCTGACAAAAAGCAGATGTTGTAAAAAGTAGGGAGAGAAGATTTAAAACTAGTTTACTTTGCATCAAGTAGTGACCTTGCTATCACTATTCGCTGAATTTCCGAAGTTCCTTCATAAATTTCGGTGATCTTCGCATCACGAAGATATCTTTCAACCAAATATTCCCGCACGTAACCATAACCACCGTGCACCTGAATAGCTTCCAGCGCACATTCAACAGCAATCTTTGAAGCGTAAAGTTTTGCCATAGCAGCTTCTGCAAAATATTTTTTGTGAGCATCTTTTAACGCTGCGGCTTTCAGAGTTAATAATTTTGCAGCGTCAAGTTTCATTGCCATATCAGCAATTTTAAATTGTATTGCCTGAAGATTTGCAATCTCTTTTCCAAAAGCTTTTCTTTCTTTTGAGTATTTGATAGCAGCTTCGAGTGAAGCTTCAGCAATTCCCAGCGCCTGTGAGGCAATTCCGATTCTTCCGCCATTGAGAGTATTCATCGCAAAATTGAATCCCTTACCTTCTTCCCAGACAATATTTTCTTTTGGCACTCTGCAATTTTCAAATGTCAATGAACAGGTATCTGAACTTCTGATACCAAGCTTATCTTCTTTTTTCCCGTGACCGAATCCGGGAGTTCCTTTTTCAACAAGAAATGTTGTAATCCCTTTGTGACCTTTTGATTTATCAGATTGTGCCATAACCAGATAATAATCGGCAGTTGTTCCATTCGTAATCCAGTTCTTCATTCCATTCAAAACAAAATGATCTCCATCTTTATCGGCTAATGTATGCTGTTGAGTCGCATCGCTTCCAGCTTCCGGTTCTGACAAAGCAAACGCACCGAGCTTTTCACCTTTTGCAAGCGGAACCAAATATTTTTGTTTCAGATAATCTGATCCGTATTCTTCCAATCCCCAGCAGACAAGTGAATTGTTGACGGACATTATCACTCCGACACTCGCATCCACTTTGGAAATTTCTATCATTGCAAGAACATAACTGATTGTATCCATTCCTGCACCGCCGTAATCAGGAGAAACCATCATTCCTAAAAATCCAAGTTCTCCCATTTTCTTTATTATCTCAGCTGGAAACTCTGCATTGATATCACGCTCAACGGCTGAAGGTGCTATTTCATTCTGCGCGAAATCACGAGCGGATTCCTGGATCATCAATTGTTCTTCAGTAAAATCAAAATTCATTTTTTACCCCGTTAATTTTTATTTGACAAGTTAGATGCATTCTGGAGATGAATTATTTTCCGTGTCAAAAATAATGTAATATGAAATCTCTGGCAAAGAATATTTGTGAGAAATCACGGCACCGATAATTTTGTCAGTAGGATACAGATGGACTATTTTTGGAATATGACTAAAGAAAAACACACGATTAAGGGACTTACACTCAAAGAATTAAAAGAATATTTTATTTCTGAAGGTGAGCCTGCATTCCGGGCCGAACAGGTCTTCAAATGGATGTACGGGGATATGGTCGATAGCTTTGATTTAATGAGCAATCTTCCAAAATCTTTGAGAAGTAAGCTTGAAGAAAATCTATATACGGATACGCTCACTTATCTAACGAGTGAAGTTTCTCCTTCAACTGGAACAAAAAAATATATCTTTGAAACAAGCGAAGGAAACAAAATTGAATCAGTTGTTATTCCTGAAAAGAAACGAACAACTCTTTGCATCTCAACACAGATTGGCTGTCCGCTTGATTGTAAGTTTTGCGCAACAGGATTGATGGGTTACGAAAAAAATCTAACAGCCGGAGAAATTTTCGATCAGTTTAAACTCGCCAGTAAGGATTATAAAGAAAGCGAGATAACAAACATCGTTTATATGGGTATGGGTGAACCTCTTCTGAACTTTAAAGAAACGGTAAAGTCGCTTGAAATTTTTGCAGAAGAATTAACGACAGGAATCAGTCTGAAAAAAATTACTGTATCAACTGCAGGTATTGCACCTAAAATAAAGGAACTCGAGGAAACAGGATTAAAAGTGAAACTCGCATTCTCCCTTCACTCGTGTTTTGAAGATATCAGGAATAAAATAATGCCGATAAACAAAAAGTATTCTCTCAAAGAAAACATCGATGCATTAAAAAGTTATGCGGCAAAGACAAATACTCGAATAACTTTCGAATACGTTATGCTGGATGGAATAAACGATCGTGACGAAGACATTAAAGCACTTGCAAGATTGATGAGCACAATTCCGAGTAAGCTGAATATTATTCCTTTCAATTCACTTGAACATATGAATCCTTCCGGATTAGCTGGAAAACTCCGATCAACACCGATGGAGCGAATCCACACGTTTGCTGATAAGTTAAGAGAAAAAAACATTACCGTGATGCTGCGAAATACTCAGGGTGATGATATTGCAGCAGCTTGCGGACAATTGGCAACGAAGTTTCAAATCTCATGAAAAAACTTACTCACGATGAAATAGCAAAGAACAGAAGCACACTTGATTCTATCCACAAAGTTAAAAAGCTCCCTGTTTATGTTTTGCTGAACAGCATCAGAAGTTCTTACAACGTCGGTTCAATATTCAGAACATCCGATGGAGCAATGATTGAAAAACTTTTTCTCTGCGGTTATACTCCATATCCTCCTCATCCTGATTTACCAAAAGGCAATAAAGATGTATTGAAAACTTCACTCGGTTCAACTGAAAGTGTAAAATGGGAATATATGAAAGATCCGAAAGAAGTTGTCCGCCAAATGAAAGAGAATGGAATCAAAGTTTGTGCGCTTGAATTAACAAGTAAAAGTTTTCCCTACTATGAATTGAAGAAAGATGTTTTCCCGGTTTGTCTAGTAATCGGAAATGAAATTACCGGTGTCTCACAGGAAATTCTGGATATGTGTGATTTTTCAATCGAGATTCCACAGTTTGGGATAAAACAATCGTTAAATGTTGCAGTTGCGTATGGAGTGACGATTTTTAGATTGAGAGAAATTTTTTAGTTGTGATTTAGTTTTTTGTGATTTGGAATTTACTCTACGCTGCTGCCGTAAAAAACTCTTCACCATTATCTTTTGTATGAATTAAAAGAAGATTTGCACGAACCATTTTTACGAGTGTTCGTGAAGCTCTTCTTTCCGAAATGTTAACAAGATTACTTAATTCTTTAACAGAAATTCTTTCGTACAACGATAAATACTCAAAAACTCTTTTTTCAACATCTCCTATCTGGTATTTTTTTAATGCAAGATTTGAAGAATTTGCCCGAAGGATTCTTACCATCTCTTTACTTGCTGTAACACTTTTATCATTCAGACGGACGAGAACAACTGCTTTGTTAATATCAAATTCATTTTCATAATCCTGCAATCGATGCGGCTTGTAATCTGACTCAGGAATGCTGACTACAACAACTTCTTTCCCGTATACTTCAATAAAATCGATTGAATATTTTAGTGGTGGTTCACAAAAATTGTCTGCGGCATCTTTTATCATTTCCGATTCCGCTTTCTCACTATCTACTCCGACTACCTCCCTGTCATCATCAACACCAAAGATCATATACCCGCCTTTTGTGTTTGCAAAAGCAATCATCTCTCTTGCAATCTTTTCTGGTGTTGTAAAATGACGTTTGAATTCGCATTGAAGATTCTCCCCTTCTTCAATTAACTCTAACAGATGGCGACGGTTCATGGTTCAATTAAAATAGATATATGAGATGAACAGTTTTAGATATTAAGATAAACTATTAAAGTCAAAAGATTATTTTTTTACTTTTTTCTTTGATCTTGGAACTATCTTCGTCTACGTGGATTCCAAACAGGTTCTTTGTTAACAGGAAGTTTCTTCTGCTCTGTAACTGTCTCTTTCTGCTCGACTGTCTGCTGTTCATCCTCCAAAGCAACCTGAATTGTATCCTGCTGCGGTACCAAAATTTCTTCAGGAATTATATTATTTGCCTCCATTGAATCAGATGAGGTCAACGCATTGAGTGAGTCCAGCAAAGCTGTTTCCTGTTTTCTTTTTTCCTGTTTATATGCTGTGACTTTTGGAGCGACAATCCTTACATACTCTGAAGCGGGGTATTTTGCTATTAAAGTATCGTATGACGTTACTGCCGCTGAATAATCTTTAAGTTCATTTTCTTCAATCCATCCGGAAGCATAAATTGCTTTTGGTGCAACTGTAGATTTCGGATACTGCTTCGGGATTTCTTTTAGTTTATCAATTGCCGAGTAATAATCTCCTTCCAGCAGAAACTCCTCTGCCAGTTTGTACTCGTCGACTGCAGGATCATAATTCAAATCAATAAGAGGTTTATTCAATTTAACTGCTGCTGCGTTCACTATGTTTTCATTTTTATAATTTTCGTAGATGATATTAAAAAGGCTGTCTGCACTTTTTTGATTATCCACGGTAAGATAGTAGCTGCCCATCGCAAACATCGAAGTCGCATAAAAAGAATTATCGGGGTACTCAGTAAGATTACTGTGGTAATATTTGTATGCTGAATCAGGCAAATCAAATTCGGAGAGAAACAGATTCCCAAGCTCAAGCTGATTTTTTGCCAGAAGAGTTTTGAGAGAATCCTCGCTTATTTTAGGTTTCCTCGGAGGATTATTTTTAAACTTCAGTGTATCCGGTAGTGCGGCGATTAACTGGTTTGCAAGTGCTTCACGCTCACGCTTTTTCTGTTCAAAAATGACTTTCGCGTTCGGATCGAATGTCCTGTTCGTAAACATACTGTCAAATTGCGCAACAAGCAGAGAATCTTCCGGCAAGGGATTTCTGATTTTGCTGAAAATTGTATCCCTGTTGATGTACTCAAGTGAATCTTTGAGATATACAATCAGCGTATCAGCTACTTTGAGAGAATCCATGAAAAACCCGGTTGTATCACTCTCACCTAAAAGTAATGTTTCAAGTCCCGACCAGCTTTCCTGAAGTTCTTTAACTTCTGCAATCTCCTCGGCAATTGCTAATGAATCCTGTACATATTTCATTGAATCAAGTGAGAATTGATCCGGGTTCTGTAAATAAAACAGTTGCTTGCCATATTTATTCAAATCATTTTTGATTAGTACATACCTACTGAAGAGTCTTTGCTTTTCTTTTGCGGGAAGAATATATTCTTTTGGTAAAGATGAAGTTGATGCTTTCTGATAGAAGACAGCAGCGCTATCGAGCAACTTTATACCGTGTTCGTAAACATTTCCAATTTCATATTTAGCTGCACCAGCGACTGGTGTATTTTTATAAGTCGTATCGACCATTATCAGTTGATTAATCGCAGCTTCATAATTACCAAGAGCATTCTCTGTAATTCCTATTTCAAGATCTATATCTGAATATTTATCAGCGTACTTATCTTCTGATCTCATATTAGTGAAAATCTCATAAGCTTTTTCGGTTTCACCGATTGTACGGAGTGCACTGCCAAGCTTGAGATTAGCGGAGACCTCAAGATCATATGATGGTGAATGCTCGAATACATTTTGAAATGCAACTACTGCACTTTGACTATCACCGATCTGCATATTCAGGTTTCCGACTTCATACCATAGCTCAGCATTGATAGTTTCATTCTCTGATATTTCCAGAAATTCATTTGCAACCTGTATAGCTGCAGGAATATCTTCAATTGTTTTTCTGTACACAATCTCTTCGATATAAGCCTGTTCCATAATTTCTTCTTCATCTTCTTCGATGGCTATATCTCGCACTTCTTTTAATTGCGCCAGACCATCGGCATAATTTCTTAATCTCATATCACACTTACCGATCCACAATTGTGATTCAAGAGCATACTCTCCTTCAGGATCGGCAGCAAGAAGCTCTTTAAATTTTTGTTGTGATTTTAAATAGTTCCTCTGGTAATAAAACGCTTTGCCTAACATCAAAAGTGCTTCATCAACATAAGAAGTAGTTGAATGAAATTGAAGAATTACAGAACACTTCTCAATTAATTTCTGTACATCTGCATTCGCTGCGGGTGGTATTGCCGGCGGTTCTATTGAAAACAGATCTTTTTTCTGATCTGTTATCTGCTTTTCAATTTTAGTGTAGAGTTCGTTAGCGTTGTAATAAAGATTAAAGTAGGTAATGAAGTTATCCCAAACACCGCAGCCGGTAAGCAGAATCAATAAAGGCAGTGTCAGTAGAATTTTTTCTTTTAAGAGATTGGTGAACATCGCACCCGAAACTATCAAAGATTAAATAAAACAAAAAGGCAATTTACAGGGCGTC is a window from the bacterium genome containing:
- a CDS encoding Rieske (2Fe-2S) protein, translated to MKNSDHLNKLQENGFSFLCSWSDLAEETGKRFVVNDIEIAVFKINDEVFAVSNICPHQQTRLIYDGFIEDEFVVCPAHGWKFNLRTGKKDTGSNGLQVYPVEVVDDKVYVKVLPRQMQW
- a CDS encoding MBL fold metallo-hydrolase — protein: MKIGKYKLSIIESGSFGLDGGAMFGIIPKPLWQKTNLADDSNRVRLATRNLLLESDSKKILIDTGMGDKWDEKAKNIYAVDDKHSMDSALSNKGLKSDDITDVILTHLHFDHTGGSTLKINGKLQPAFPNAKYYVQKQNFEWAVNPSDRDKGSYIKENFLPLMEEGVLHLIDGNDIFDDGIEFFVINGHTFGQQMVKISDGRDTFLYCADLIPFYSHIPLHYIMGYDLQPLVTLEEKKKYLNIALQENWKLFFGHDPEIAFASVKKFGEGYIVDEKFRSFE
- a CDS encoding 4Fe-4S dicluster domain-containing protein, whose amino-acid sequence is MAIMITEECINCGACEPECPNTAIYEGGVNWELAGKSYGDGDAAPSGASGFYSAEFFYIVPDKCTECKGFHDEPQCAAVCPVDCCVPDPKHV
- a CDS encoding EpsG family protein yields the protein MKNLYEIPVVYKSVLALVSLYVLIAFVKLPPINGDEQSMFSEMVYGTAWKPFVYRTLLPTTVRIISEVIPESIHETLTEKVESSSFLMLALEKLIWESEFITEYLIAMILMYLSLLGFVYAFRKLFDEIYMTPLWFKNVISIILLFAIPAMFQPNYSNYVYDFPSLFLFTLGLLFLKQRKWNHFLILFFIACFNKETIILLTMIFAIHFYSNKEISRKFYYQFMAIQLLIFGFVKILLFILFINNPGGFVEFHLIDRNYLLFNGYSLATFVVLLIIILSVFSRWKEKPKFLKDSLWIGIPLLILTLLFGFFDELRDYYEVFPVIILLISFNIGGILNVDIVQKVTTAK
- the yidD gene encoding membrane protein insertion efficiency factor YidD, with protein sequence MQSKLVLNLLSLLFTTSAFCQIESLKWQKADVSYEKQIHYNKRNYSFESENAGEFMAKSLANAYWFFISDVDGENCPFRPTCSAFLLQSAKETNIFQASLMFFDRFTRDMNLAKGHNHYPRVSSGHFYDPPQNYTLNQGRINYLPPSSIVDDE
- a CDS encoding acyl-CoA dehydrogenase, which gives rise to MNFDFTEEQLMIQESARDFAQNEIAPSAVERDINAEFPAEIIKKMGELGFLGMMVSPDYGGAGMDTISYVLAMIEISKVDASVGVIMSVNNSLVCWGLEEYGSDYLKQKYLVPLAKGEKLGAFALSEPEAGSDATQQHTLADKDGDHFVLNGMKNWITNGTTADYYLVMAQSDKSKGHKGITTFLVEKGTPGFGHGKKEDKLGIRSSDTCSLTFENCRVPKENIVWEEGKGFNFAMNTLNGGRIGIASQALGIAEASLEAAIKYSKERKAFGKEIANLQAIQFKIADMAMKLDAAKLLTLKAAALKDAHKKYFAEAAMAKLYASKIAVECALEAIQVHGGYGYVREYLVERYLRDAKITEIYEGTSEIQRIVIARSLLDAK
- the rlmN gene encoding 23S rRNA (adenine(2503)-C(2))-methyltransferase RlmN, which translates into the protein MTKEKHTIKGLTLKELKEYFISEGEPAFRAEQVFKWMYGDMVDSFDLMSNLPKSLRSKLEENLYTDTLTYLTSEVSPSTGTKKYIFETSEGNKIESVVIPEKKRTTLCISTQIGCPLDCKFCATGLMGYEKNLTAGEIFDQFKLASKDYKESEITNIVYMGMGEPLLNFKETVKSLEIFAEELTTGISLKKITVSTAGIAPKIKELEETGLKVKLAFSLHSCFEDIRNKIMPINKKYSLKENIDALKSYAAKTNTRITFEYVMLDGINDRDEDIKALARLMSTIPSKLNIIPFNSLEHMNPSGLAGKLRSTPMERIHTFADKLREKNITVMLRNTQGDDIAAACGQLATKFQIS
- a CDS encoding RNA methyltransferase produces the protein MKKLTHDEIAKNRSTLDSIHKVKKLPVYVLLNSIRSSYNVGSIFRTSDGAMIEKLFLCGYTPYPPHPDLPKGNKDVLKTSLGSTESVKWEYMKDPKEVVRQMKENGIKVCALELTSKSFPYYELKKDVFPVCLVIGNEITGVSQEILDMCDFSIEIPQFGIKQSLNVAVAYGVTIFRLREIF
- a CDS encoding ATP-binding protein codes for the protein MNRRHLLELIEEGENLQCEFKRHFTTPEKIAREMIAFANTKGGYMIFGVDDDREVVGVDSEKAESEMIKDAADNFCEPPLKYSIDFIEVYGKEVVVVSIPESDYKPHRLQDYENEFDINKAVVLVRLNDKSVTASKEMVRILRANSSNLALKKYQIGDVEKRVFEYLSLYERISVKELSNLVNISERRASRTLVKMVRANLLLIHTKDNGEEFFTAAA